The following nucleotide sequence is from Streptomyces sp. HUAS CB01.
GCGCCATCAGCTACCGCTCCGCTCCGCCTCGTACTCGCGTTCCTGTTCGTTCGCCGCCAGCAGCCGCCGCGCGATCTGACCCTCCAGAAGAGAGGGCACCGCGCCAAAGGCACCCGCCAGGTAGGACCTCATCAGGTCCTCGTCCTCCCCCGGGGACGCCGCCGTCAGCGGGTACAGGTCCGTCGCGCCTTCCTTGTCCTTCTCCGTCAGCCATACCTGTCCGGGCTCCAGCAGCCGGCCGCCGCTCGGGGTGCTGAGCACGGAGGGGTCGTGCGAGGTGAAGACGAGCTGCGCCCCCCGCGGATTCGCCTGCGGGTCGTGGAACAGCCGGACGACCTCCGCGGCGAAGCGCGGGTGCAGGCTGGCGTCCAGTTCGTCGACGAGCAGGACGGCGCCCTCGTCGAGGGCGAGGAGCAGGGGACCGAGCAGAGCGAACCAGGAGCGGGTACCGAAGGACTCCTGAGTCCAGTCGAAGGCCACGTCTCCCGCGGCGGAGCGGTGGGTGAGCTTGACCGTTGCAGGCCCCCGGCCCTCCTGGACGATCTCCGCACCGGTGATTCCGAGGTCCGCGACCCGCAGCAGTTCGTTGATGCGGCGCGCGCGGCTGCCGGTCAGCTCCCGCGTCGTGAAGGCCTCGCGCTGCTCGCGCTCGTCCTCCGGGTTGATCAGCCAGAGGTTGCGGCGGAACCAGTGGAAGAGCGGGGTCAGCTGCGGATGGTTGTCCGTGCCGGCCGTGGACAGCAGCAGGGCGTTGGGCCGGGTGCGCCGCTCGAGTCCTGCTCGGTCCTTCACACGGTTTCCCGGCCAGTCGTAGACCTTGGCGCGGGAGGCGTCGCGGTCCAGCCACACCTGCCGATGGCCCCGGGGGTAGCTGTGCAGCCACTCGGCTTCGACCCGCTCCGCCCCGAGCTCGAAGCCGTACGTCCAGCGCACGCCGTCCAGGACGAGGTCCACCTCGAAGAAGCTGGCCGGCTCCTGCCCGTCCTTGCCGTCCAGGGCGAAGGGAATGCGCGCGGTCCCGTCGAAGGCCGCCCAGCGTGCGTACGAGTTCATGACGGCGGCACGCATGTCCGTCATCGCGGCCAGCACGTTCGACTTGCCGGAGGCATTGGCTCCGAAGATGCCGATCAGTGGAAGCACGGCGAGTGACTGGTCACCCGCAAGCCTCACCGGGCGTGCGGACGTGCCCGGGTCGTCTTCGGGCACGACGAACGTCAGCTCTTGTTCGTCGCGCAGTGACCGCACGTTCGCTGTGCGGAATCTCAGCAGCATGCCGACCCCTCTCCGCCGCCAGAGTAGTGGCCGCGAAGGACAGCGGCTCGATCCGGGCACGGCCCGTACACCCTCCCCGGCCACCATGTGTGACGGTGCCGTCGTCACGTCCGGCCCCCGCTCGCGCACGTGCCCCTCGTCACTCTGGACAGTTTCAACAACCGCCGGGTAACTTATTCTGAGCAAGCGCTTAGAAAGCGCTCTGTGCCCAGCCAGTGACCCGACACCGTGCCGAGGAGGCGTCCGTGCGCCGGACCGTATTCAACGAGGACCACGAAGCGTTCCGGGAGACCGTCCGCGCCTTCATCGAGGCCGAGGTCGTCCCCGTCTACGACGAGTGGTTCGCCGCCGGCCAGGCGCCGCGCGACTTCTACCACAAGCTCGGCGAGCTGGGCATATTCGGTATCAACGTGCCCGAGGAGTTCGGCGGCGCGGGTCTGGACACCCACAAGTTCGAGGCCGTCCTCTACGAGGAGACCGCGCGCGCGGGCGTCAACTTCGGCGGCTCCGGTGTGCACGTGCTGCTCGCCCTGCCGTACATCAAGATGCTCGCCACCGACGAGCAGAAGAAGCGCTACCTGACGAAGTTCGTCACCGGCGAGGAGATGTGGGCGCTGGCGATGACCGAGCCGGGCACCGGCTCCGACGTCGCGGGCATGAAGACCACCGCCAAGCTGTCCGAGGACGGCACGCACTACGTCCTCAACGGCGCCAAGACGTTCATCACCGGCGGTGTCCACGCCGACCGCGTGATCGTGTGCGCCCGGACCTCCGCCCCGCGCGAGGACGACCGCCGCTTCGGCATCTCGCTCTTCGCCGTGGACACCAAGTCCGAGGGCTACTCCATCGGCCGCAAGCTGGACAAGCTGGGCCTGCGCACCTCCGACACCGCCGAGCTGGCGTTCGTCGACGTCAAGGTCCCGGTCGAGGACCTGCTCGGCGAGGAGAACAAGGGCTTCTACTACCTCGGCCAGAACCTGCCGTCCGAGCGCTGGGGCATCGCCTTCGGCGCGTACGCGCAGGCCAAGGCCGCGATCCGGTTCGCCCAGGAGTACGTGCAGGACCGCACGGTCTTCGGAAAGACGGTCGCGTCCTTCCAGAACACCAAGTTCGAGCTGGCCGCCTGCCAGGCCGAGGTGGACGCCGCCGAGGCCGTCGCCGACCGTGCCCTGGAGGCGCTGGACGCGGGCGAGCTGACCGCGGCCGAGGCCGCCTCCGCGAAGCTCTTCTGCACCGAGGTCGCCCACCGCGTCATCGACCGGTGCCTCCAGCTGCACGGCGGCTACGGCTACATGAACGAGTACCCGATCGCCCGCCTCTACGCGGACAACCGCGTCAACCGCATCTACGGCGGCACCAGCGAGGTCATGA
It contains:
- a CDS encoding AAA family ATPase; the encoded protein is MLLRFRTANVRSLRDEQELTFVVPEDDPGTSARPVRLAGDQSLAVLPLIGIFGANASGKSNVLAAMTDMRAAVMNSYARWAAFDGTARIPFALDGKDGQEPASFFEVDLVLDGVRWTYGFELGAERVEAEWLHSYPRGHRQVWLDRDASRAKVYDWPGNRVKDRAGLERRTRPNALLLSTAGTDNHPQLTPLFHWFRRNLWLINPEDEREQREAFTTRELTGSRARRINELLRVADLGITGAEIVQEGRGPATVKLTHRSAAGDVAFDWTQESFGTRSWFALLGPLLLALDEGAVLLVDELDASLHPRFAAEVVRLFHDPQANPRGAQLVFTSHDPSVLSTPSGGRLLEPGQVWLTEKDKEGATDLYPLTAASPGEDEDLMRSYLAGAFGAVPSLLEGQIARRLLAANEQEREYEAERSGS
- a CDS encoding acyl-CoA dehydrogenase family protein; this encodes MRRTVFNEDHEAFRETVRAFIEAEVVPVYDEWFAAGQAPRDFYHKLGELGIFGINVPEEFGGAGLDTHKFEAVLYEETARAGVNFGGSGVHVLLALPYIKMLATDEQKKRYLTKFVTGEEMWALAMTEPGTGSDVAGMKTTAKLSEDGTHYVLNGAKTFITGGVHADRVIVCARTSAPREDDRRFGISLFAVDTKSEGYSIGRKLDKLGLRTSDTAELAFVDVKVPVEDLLGEENKGFYYLGQNLPSERWGIAFGAYAQAKAAIRFAQEYVQDRTVFGKTVASFQNTKFELAACQAEVDAAEAVADRALEALDAGELTAAEAASAKLFCTEVAHRVIDRCLQLHGGYGYMNEYPIARLYADNRVNRIYGGTSEVMKSIIAKSMGL